The Salana multivorans genome window below encodes:
- a CDS encoding peptidase inhibitor family I36 protein yields the protein MRRVIAAAIAAAALAVGCSAAAAAGPAGAVARGTVQQLVDAVIAEHGGTQTAWNEVSWDGGATVLTLAPDAVGGITPFAAVGSCASGKYCAYSGSNLTGSKLTFSTCGSHSVTALPSVGSIANARSSGVVVALNGVIFVAAQDPGGWKNVSGTVKQIGC from the coding sequence ATGAGACGTGTCATTGCCGCGGCGATCGCGGCGGCCGCCCTGGCCGTCGGCTGCTCGGCCGCGGCAGCCGCCGGCCCGGCCGGTGCCGTCGCCCGCGGCACCGTGCAGCAGCTGGTCGACGCGGTGATCGCCGAGCACGGCGGCACCCAGACCGCGTGGAACGAGGTGTCGTGGGACGGCGGGGCCACCGTCCTGACGCTCGCCCCCGACGCGGTCGGTGGGATCACGCCGTTCGCAGCCGTCGGGAGCTGTGCCAGCGGGAAGTACTGCGCGTACAGCGGCTCGAACCTGACCGGCAGCAAGCTCACGTTCTCGACCTGCGGCAGCCACAGCGTGACCGCGCTCCCGTCCGTCGGCTCCATCGCCAACGCCCGCAGCAGCGGCGTGGTGGTCGCGCTCAACGGGGTCATCTTCGTGGCCGCCCAGGACCCGGGCGGCTGGAAGAACGTCTCGGGGACGGTCAAGCAGATCGGCTGCTGA